In one window of Tumebacillus algifaecis DNA:
- a CDS encoding mismatch-specific DNA-glycosylase: MRELNQQPIPDSIKKGLRILFIGYNPSLTSGEIGHNYAGRGNRFWRLLHDAGLTPRLIKPAEDRDLLEIGYGFTNIVARSTRRADEITRQEYAEGRVRLRELISEHTPMVACFVGKGVYEEYNGHRSIPWGVQPESAVPGVIDFVAPSSSGLVRMKYEDILEIYRELSVLVNR; the protein is encoded by the coding sequence ATGAGAGAACTGAATCAACAGCCGATTCCAGACTCGATCAAAAAGGGGCTTCGCATTTTATTTATTGGCTATAATCCATCGCTTACATCGGGAGAGATCGGTCACAATTATGCTGGACGTGGTAACCGCTTTTGGCGATTGCTGCACGATGCGGGCCTGACACCGCGCCTGATCAAGCCGGCGGAAGACCGCGATCTGTTGGAGATCGGCTATGGTTTCACCAACATCGTCGCCCGCTCGACACGGCGTGCCGACGAGATCACTCGGCAGGAATATGCGGAAGGAAGAGTTCGCCTGCGCGAGTTGATCAGTGAGCACACCCCGATGGTCGCCTGCTTTGTTGGCAAAGGTGTGTATGAAGAGTACAATGGCCATCGCAGCATTCCTTGGGGCGTTCAACCGGAATCTGCTGTGCCTGGCGTCATCGATTTTGTTGCGCCATCATCCAGCGGATTGGTGCGCATGAAGTATGAAGACATTCTGGAGATCTATCGTGAATTGAGCGTGTTGGTCAACCGTTAA